A portion of the Pseudomonas sp. PSE14 genome contains these proteins:
- the cobW gene encoding cobalamin biosynthesis protein CobW, with protein MKTLAKLPVTIVTGFLGAGKTTLLRHMLDNAEGRRIAVIVNEFGELGIDGEILKQCSIGCSEEEAVGRVFELANGCLCCTVQEEFFPVMRELVARRGELDQILIETSGLALPKPLVQAFQWPEIRNACTVDAVITVVDSPAVAAGTFAAHPEQVDEQRKQDPNLDHESPLHELFEDQLASADLVVLNKADLLDADALARVRAEVAEELPPAVKIVEANSGQLPLSVLLGLNAEAELHIDSRPTHHDHEGHEDHDHDEFDSFHVDLPEVEERALLDALNALVERHAVLRIKGFVAIPGKPMRLLVQGVGKRFDKHFDRAWRSDENRATRLVVIGQELDQATIANELRTALS; from the coding sequence ATGAAAACCCTGGCCAAACTCCCCGTCACCATCGTCACCGGCTTCCTCGGTGCCGGTAAGACCACCCTTCTCCGCCACATGCTCGACAATGCCGAAGGCCGCCGCATCGCGGTGATCGTCAACGAATTCGGCGAGCTGGGCATCGACGGTGAAATCCTCAAGCAGTGCTCCATCGGTTGCAGCGAAGAAGAAGCGGTCGGCCGCGTCTTCGAACTGGCCAACGGCTGCCTGTGCTGCACCGTGCAGGAAGAATTCTTCCCGGTGATGCGCGAGCTGGTGGCGCGCCGCGGCGAGCTCGACCAGATCCTCATCGAGACCTCGGGCCTCGCCCTGCCCAAGCCGCTGGTGCAAGCCTTCCAGTGGCCGGAAATCCGCAACGCCTGCACCGTGGACGCGGTGATCACCGTGGTCGACAGCCCGGCCGTGGCCGCCGGCACCTTCGCCGCCCATCCCGAGCAGGTCGACGAGCAGCGCAAGCAGGACCCGAACCTGGACCACGAATCGCCGCTGCACGAACTCTTCGAAGACCAGTTGGCCAGCGCCGACCTGGTGGTGCTGAACAAGGCCGACCTGCTGGACGCCGACGCCCTGGCCCGCGTGCGCGCCGAAGTCGCCGAGGAACTGCCGCCGGCAGTGAAGATCGTCGAAGCCAATTCCGGCCAACTGCCGCTCTCCGTGCTGCTGGGTCTGAATGCCGAGGCCGAGCTGCACATCGACAGCCGCCCGACGCATCACGACCACGAGGGCCATGAAGATCATGACCATGACGAGTTCGACTCCTTCCACGTCGACCTCCCGGAAGTGGAAGAGCGCGCCCTGCTGGATGCACTGAACGCGCTGGTCGAACGCCACGCCGTGCTGCGCATCAAGGGCTTCGTCGCCATCCCCGGCAAACCCATGCGCCTGCTGGTGCAAGGTGTCGGCAAGCGCTTCGACAAGCACTTCGACCGCGCCTGGCGCAGCGATGAAAACCGCGCCACGCGCCTGGTAGTGATCGGCCAGGAACTGGACCAGGCCACCATCGCCAACGAGCTGCGTACCGCCCTCTCCTGA